TTATAGTCTTTAATTGAGAATTGGTTGAATTGAGAATTACTGCAGAgatgtttttttctttgagTTGGTTTGAATCTCTGGTTTGATTTAGGGCttggaatgaaatgaatggCTGATCAAATTGCGATTCAGAATTAATTGGATAAGTGATTGAAACCCATAAGCAAATGAAACCTAAAATGTTGTCATTTTgccttaatttgaatttccttTAAGTTGATGATTGATGGCATTTACAGTAGTTGCTTTTGATTTAGCGATTGTTTAGTAAATTTCTTCCTCAGCATTTGTTTAGTTGGCAATATTATTCTAGGCTTAGTTAATCTCTTATCTTTACCTTAGAAATGCAGCTTCAATGTTTAGTATAATCGAATCAATGTATCGACATTTAGGAATTTATAAAGGTctcataaaatatgatatcCATTTGACTACTTGTACAAAGTTTCGGATGGAGGGCTGTGGCAAAAGTTATGGTTTCAGGGAGTGGAAACTGGAAAGATCATATCCCATCTTTGTGTTCCAAGTCCAAAAAATCCCATAGATTGAGAAGAAAAGTCGCGAGTTTATGTCTTCCGTGTTCTGATACTGACGTTAGGTGATCTTATACTTAATTTTAGGATTCGGTCGTAATGAGAAAGAATTTAAGTTTCTGTTACATAAACATTGCTGATGTGATCATGCCAGTATTTCTTGTTCTGCAGTTGGTGAAGCTGATGTATCTATGTAAGTGGAAAGTGTCGTAGATGCTTATTTTTCGAGAATAAGACGTTTGCCACCATAGTGAGATTGATGTAAAGTGAAAATCCACGGCCAATCGGCCATGGATCATCTTTTGTGAagtaattttgtaaattcatTTAGAGGTTGTCATGTGGAGGTCTTTCTTCTTGGCTTAGTCTGTTTGGATTTTATCATCCAGATTCATTGAAACTATATTTGAGTTTGCTTTAACTGTTTAACATAGATATTGTTGATTCGAAACCTGCAGAATTGGAATATTAGTGATTCCGAGACCTTCCCTCTTCGTCATGTCTTCATTTGAATGAGTTGAAAATAAGAACACTCTTCCCAAGTTCAATCCCAAAACCATAGATAATAGATAAACAACCTTATAAGGCATCAGTTCTGTTATATGTGTACGTTATGTTGCTGCTATATTGATAAGAAGATATAATATGAATCGATCTTATGATATTGTTTTGCTGTTGTGATAATTTTTTGGACCGTGGATGTGGCAGGCAGAAGTTCAGAGGACTACAAGGGATAGAGCAAGCATTGCAGAATTTACCAGAGAAGTCCAAAATGGGGAGGAGTCTTCTTCTAAGGATTCTTCGTTTCTCAGAATCTTCAGAAATCCTAACCACCCTTGCAACTATTTTGACGTAGCAAAACGAGCAGTTCTCAAGTGTTTAGGCTTGGACTCTAGCTCCGAGCCCTCCAGGAGGAGCGATCAGCATGATAAACAAGAGTAACGTATGCtttatactctctctctctctctctggtttcgcttttttaaaacaaagaTACATGCACTGAAAAAACTAGCCTGGTTATCTATacgaagaaaataaaatcctgTATTTGTCAATCAGCATAACGaattgagagagaaggagagagctcataacacatcaaaaataatattaagagCTGTAAATCGAATGTCCTTCACCATATGTTTGAATAACAAGGGTTGATTTTGGTGTTTTGCAGGCATGTACATTTTTGGTGATCATCCATAATGGTGATAAGATTAGGAGCAGCACATAGTTCAGTAGAGGCCCTCCCCACGAACTCGTGATTAGACAGTGTATATAGGCAGCCTCATTGTACTCAACTGCAACACAATATGGTAATGCTAAACTCCAATTCTTTTGCATATAATTGAGCAGCAAAAGTCttcggttttgttttgttgtgcTTGTTGCTGTTCCTTTTGTAGCTATAGATAActactcttttcttttctgaGTTTTCATCTTTAGCTTTCTTGATAACCGAATATGGTGGCTGAGGCAGTTAACATCACATGCTTGATCATATTTGGATGTttactttttgattttttctttttggccGATACTCtcaattttgcaaaaatagtaaatttacGATGGGCTGAAGGTTGTTGTCGTGTTCATGctctatgtatatatatatcggGATGTTTCCGGTTCAAGAACCAATCAAAATCGTCGGTTTTGGTTCCAAAAAAtttggaaccgtaaccggcctGGTGAAGGATAAGGAATGGTGATCCTGGTATTCATCGAATACCCGTCCGTTATAGTTCCAGAAATTCTAGAACTGAAACTGGTCTGGTAAAACCGATACTGGTTCAGCCTGTGACGGTTCAAAAATCGGAACTATCATTCCGGTTCCGAGCTGACCTGGTGATTCTGGTTTAACAATGCATCCCTAGATGTATGCATATTTGTTATCTTTTGCttatttatttggttttataCTTCTATAATAATTGGCGTCTAATTGACATAGAActacattttatttgtgtGCGTCAGATCATAGGTTTATATATTTGACTCTTAACATTATAAATtcctagtatttttttttattttggatgaaTTAGTTACATTGACAAGATTATAAGGATAGGCCACAAAAACACAACCACGTAATGACAAAAGAtttgtactctctccgtcctataaaagatgtcacacttttcattttagtttgtcctacaaaagatatcacattaCCCTTTATGGAAAAAGTTGTCTCTCATAtggatataaaaattatattttctctctccatttaacacacaaaataaaaccttctaaaatctcgtgccgtcccataagtgtgacatcttttgtggaatagagtgtgacattttttg
The genomic region above belongs to Salvia hispanica cultivar TCC Black 2014 chromosome 3, UniMelb_Shisp_WGS_1.0, whole genome shotgun sequence and contains:
- the LOC125212502 gene encoding uncharacterized protein LOC125212502 produces the protein MSDLGEEFIIEGYKVAWLIWIQLVVMFLLIILLFFGFSAFTFEPSSSPTASPSTAAAAVPPPHLNNPSSSRRRDKAEVQRTTRDRASIAEFTREVQNGEESSSKDSSFLRIFRNPNHPCNYFDVAKRAVLKCLGLDSSSEPSRRSDQHDKQE